A genomic window from Candidatus Poribacteria bacterium includes:
- a CDS encoding co-chaperone GroES, with translation FAKYGGTEVTYDNTEYLILREDDILAKVN, from the coding sequence TTTTCGCCAAATACGGCGGCACCGAAGTTACGTATGATAACACTGAATATCTCATCTTGCGCGAAGATGATATCTTAGCTAAGGTTAACTAA